One Microvirga thermotolerans DNA window includes the following coding sequences:
- a CDS encoding PhzF family phenazine biosynthesis protein produces MARRFVTLDVFTRRPYAGNPLAVVLDADGLDGGAMQAIAREFNLSETVFVQPPADPRQRADIRIFTPARELPFAGHPTVGTAVLLALLDRQGAAGAVAFGLKEKVGIVPCAVEIAGESEGRARFRLPRLPFAWGEGKESSDCAWALGLDPTEIGFERHVPSRHSAGVAYDLVPVASLDALARAKPQGEAFDKAFGDSDHPAAYVYARIPGAEGLRFRARMFGPGMGVAEDPATGSAAAAFAGALMQCEPLGDGEHDVVIEQGVEMGRPSEIALQLTIEKGALVSAEIGGHAVVVSRGEILA; encoded by the coding sequence ATGGCGCGCCGCTTCGTCACCCTCGACGTCTTCACCCGCCGGCCTTACGCCGGCAATCCGCTCGCGGTCGTCCTCGATGCCGACGGGCTCGACGGCGGCGCGATGCAGGCCATCGCCCGCGAGTTCAACCTGTCGGAGACGGTCTTCGTTCAGCCGCCGGCCGATCCGCGGCAGCGGGCGGACATCCGCATCTTCACCCCGGCAAGGGAGCTGCCCTTCGCGGGCCATCCCACCGTCGGCACGGCGGTGCTCCTCGCCCTGCTCGACCGGCAGGGCGCCGCCGGGGCCGTCGCCTTCGGCCTGAAGGAGAAGGTCGGCATCGTGCCCTGCGCCGTCGAGATCGCGGGCGAGAGCGAGGGCCGGGCCCGCTTCAGGCTCCCGCGCCTGCCCTTCGCCTGGGGAGAGGGCAAGGAGTCGAGCGACTGCGCCTGGGCGCTCGGCCTCGACCCGACCGAGATCGGATTCGAGCGGCATGTGCCGAGCCGCCACTCGGCGGGCGTGGCCTACGATCTCGTTCCCGTCGCCTCCCTGGATGCGCTGGCCCGCGCGAAGCCGCAGGGCGAGGCCTTCGACAAGGCGTTCGGCGACAGCGACCACCCGGCGGCTTATGTCTATGCCCGCATTCCGGGGGCCGAGGGCCTCCGCTTCCGGGCGCGGATGTTCGGACCCGGCATGGGCGTGGCGGAGGATCCCGCCACCGGCTCGGCGGCAGCCGCCTTCGCCGGGGCGCTGATGCAGTGCGAGCCCCTGGGCGACGGCGAGCACGACGTGGTGATCGAGCAGGGTGTGGAGATGGGCCGCCCCAGCGAGATCGCGCTCCAGCTGACCATCGAGAAGGGGGCGCTGGTCTCGGCGGAGATCGGCGGGCACGCGGTCGTGGTGAGCCGCGGCGAAATCCTCGCATGA
- a CDS encoding NUDIX hydrolase produces MRRELAITRVARVEAVSRPFAWRWAEENRAAIMENWRRRVAATPKMFNGRVLLVSDIAVTPDLCRNTYFETDYANLVAWIDMGHPDPGVANGFAMAALRGSDGAYICGVMSHDTANGGRVYFPAGTPDRSDLRDGGRVDLATSLTRELREETGLTEADYTLSDEWIVVERWPAVALMRHATLHIPAAEGAERIRAAIAAQEHPELSDVRIVRRAEDIDPKTMPLFLQSFFRWSFSTSGPQR; encoded by the coding sequence ATGAGGCGGGAGCTCGCCATCACCCGCGTGGCGCGGGTGGAAGCCGTGTCCCGGCCGTTCGCGTGGCGGTGGGCGGAGGAGAACCGTGCGGCCATCATGGAGAACTGGCGCCGGCGCGTCGCCGCGACGCCCAAGATGTTCAACGGCCGGGTGCTCCTGGTGAGCGACATCGCCGTGACGCCGGATCTGTGCCGCAACACCTATTTCGAGACCGACTACGCCAACCTCGTCGCCTGGATCGACATGGGCCATCCGGATCCTGGCGTGGCGAACGGCTTCGCGATGGCAGCCCTGCGCGGCAGCGACGGAGCCTATATCTGCGGCGTCATGAGCCACGACACGGCGAATGGCGGCCGCGTCTATTTCCCGGCCGGAACGCCGGACCGCTCCGACCTGCGGGACGGAGGCCGGGTGGACCTCGCCACCAGCCTCACCCGCGAGCTGCGGGAGGAGACCGGCCTCACGGAAGCGGATTACACGCTGTCGGACGAGTGGATCGTCGTCGAGCGCTGGCCCGCGGTCGCCCTGATGCGCCACGCCACCCTGCACATCCCGGCCGCGGAGGGCGCGGAGAGGATCCGCGCCGCCATCGCCGCGCAGGAGCACCCGGAACTCAGCGACGTCCGCATCGTCCGCCGTGCCGAGGACATCGACCCGAAGACGATGCCGCTCTTCCTCCAGTCGTTCTTCCGCTGGAGCTTCTCGACGTCCGGCCCTCAGCGATAG
- a CDS encoding DUF1203 domain-containing protein, whose amino-acid sequence MDFRVVGLSPEPFRHLYGLSERDLATHGVIRYVANESPGYPDRIEMREARVGETLLLLNHVCQPAGTPYRATHAIFVREGAEETYDRVNDIPEVMRLRLLSLRAYDAAGMMLDADIVEGKEIEGLIERLFANPQVDYIHVHNARRGCYSGRIERA is encoded by the coding sequence ATGGACTTTCGTGTCGTCGGGCTGTCGCCGGAGCCGTTCCGTCACCTCTACGGGCTGAGCGAGCGGGACCTCGCCACCCATGGGGTGATCCGTTACGTGGCCAATGAGAGTCCTGGCTATCCAGACCGCATCGAAATGCGCGAGGCCAGGGTGGGCGAGACCCTCCTGCTCCTCAACCATGTCTGCCAGCCCGCCGGGACGCCATACCGTGCGACCCACGCGATCTTCGTACGCGAGGGCGCGGAGGAGACCTATGACCGCGTCAACGACATCCCCGAGGTCATGCGCCTACGGCTTCTGTCGTTGCGCGCCTATGACGCGGCCGGGATGATGCTCGATGCCGACATCGTCGAGGGTAAGGAAATCGAGGGGCTCATCGAGCGCCTTTTCGCGAACCCACAGGTCGATTACATCCACGTCCACAACGCCAGGCGCGGATGCTACTCCGGCCGCATCGAGCGGGCCTGA
- a CDS encoding SgcJ/EcaC family oxidoreductase, producing the protein MPRTPAPEDVPRAFIEAWNRHDMPALAGLFAEKAHFVNVVGLWWKSRDEIEAAHAATHATIFRESRLTGEVGAVTPLAPGLAAVHLVWEMTGQAGTDGAPAGPRRGILLFVLKEEGNRWQVAVAQNTDIVPGVLAPEARP; encoded by the coding sequence ATGCCGCGAACGCCTGCGCCCGAGGATGTGCCGCGCGCCTTCATCGAAGCCTGGAACCGCCACGACATGCCCGCCCTCGCCGGGCTGTTCGCGGAGAAGGCGCACTTCGTCAACGTCGTCGGCCTGTGGTGGAAGAGCCGGGACGAGATCGAGGCCGCCCACGCGGCGACCCACGCGACCATCTTCAGGGAGAGCCGCCTCACGGGCGAGGTCGGCGCGGTGACGCCGCTCGCCCCGGGCCTCGCCGCGGTCCATCTGGTCTGGGAGATGACCGGCCAGGCCGGAACCGACGGGGCGCCTGCCGGACCGCGCCGGGGCATCCTGTTGTTCGTGCTGAAGGAGGAGGGGAATCGGTGGCAGGTGGCGGTCGCCCAGAACACCGACATCGTCCCCGGAGTCCTGGCTCCCGAAGCGCGTCCTTAG
- a CDS encoding 2-isopropylmalate synthase, translating into MTVSPAAGSSKDRVLIFDTTLRDGEQCPGATMTLEEKLEMAELLDAMGVDIIEAGFPIASNGDFEAVSLIAQQVKRATVAGLARAISADIARAGEAVRHARRPRIHTFVSTSPIHLAHQMRKTEEEVLEIIAATVGQARNLVEDVEWSAMDATRTSIEYLCRCVEAAIRAGATTINLPDTVGYATPDEYRAMFRAVRERVPNADKAIFSAHCHNDLGLAVANSLAALEGGVRQIECTVNGIGERAGNAALEEIVMAIKTRGDVLPYETGIETTMLTRASKLASAATSFPVQYNKAIVGRNAFAHESGIHQDGMLKHAQTYEIMTPESVGVTKTSLVMGKHSGRAAFRNKLEELGYKLSDNQFQDAFERFKDLADRKKHVYDEDIEALVDQNIAMAHDRIKLVSLSIVAGTRGPQRATMKLQVDDRIVTEEQEGNGPVDATFNAIKALVPHEAVLELYQVHAVTEGTDAQAEVSVRLSADNRSVTARAADPDTLVASAQAYLGALNKLLSRGARLHAQAAE; encoded by the coding sequence ATGACCGTTTCCCCCGCCGCCGGATCCTCCAAGGACCGCGTTCTGATCTTCGACACGACCCTGCGCGACGGCGAGCAGTGCCCCGGCGCCACCATGACCCTGGAAGAGAAGCTGGAAATGGCCGAGCTGCTCGACGCCATGGGCGTCGACATCATCGAGGCCGGCTTCCCCATCGCCTCCAACGGCGACTTCGAGGCGGTATCCCTCATCGCCCAGCAGGTGAAGCGGGCGACCGTGGCGGGCCTCGCCCGCGCCATCTCCGCCGACATCGCCCGGGCGGGCGAGGCGGTGCGGCATGCCAGGCGGCCGCGCATCCACACCTTCGTCTCCACCTCGCCGATCCACCTGGCGCACCAGATGCGCAAGACCGAGGAGGAGGTGCTGGAGATCATCGCCGCGACCGTCGGCCAGGCGCGCAACCTGGTGGAGGACGTGGAGTGGTCCGCCATGGACGCGACCCGCACCTCCATCGAGTATCTCTGCCGCTGCGTCGAGGCCGCCATCAGGGCCGGCGCCACCACCATCAACCTGCCCGACACGGTGGGCTACGCCACGCCCGACGAGTACCGCGCCATGTTCCGCGCCGTGCGCGAGCGGGTGCCGAACGCCGACAAGGCGATCTTCTCCGCCCACTGCCACAACGACCTGGGCCTGGCGGTCGCGAACTCGCTGGCGGCCCTCGAGGGCGGCGTGCGCCAGATCGAGTGCACCGTCAACGGCATCGGCGAGCGGGCCGGCAACGCGGCGCTGGAGGAGATCGTGATGGCGATCAAGACCCGCGGCGACGTGCTGCCCTACGAGACCGGCATCGAGACCACCATGCTCACCCGCGCCTCGAAGCTCGCCTCCGCCGCCACGTCGTTCCCCGTGCAGTACAACAAGGCCATCGTCGGCCGGAACGCCTTCGCCCACGAGAGCGGCATCCACCAGGACGGCATGCTCAAGCATGCCCAGACCTACGAGATCATGACGCCCGAGAGCGTCGGCGTGACGAAGACCAGCCTCGTCATGGGCAAGCACTCGGGCCGGGCCGCCTTCCGCAACAAGCTGGAGGAGCTGGGCTACAAGCTCTCCGACAACCAGTTCCAGGACGCCTTCGAGCGCTTCAAAGACCTGGCCGACCGCAAGAAGCACGTCTACGACGAGGACATCGAGGCCCTGGTGGACCAGAACATCGCCATGGCCCACGACCGCATCAAGCTGGTCTCCCTCTCCATCGTCGCCGGAACCCGCGGCCCGCAGCGGGCGACCATGAAGCTCCAGGTCGACGACCGGATCGTCACCGAGGAGCAGGAGGGCAACGGCCCCGTGGACGCCACCTTCAACGCCATCAAGGCCCTGGTGCCGCACGAGGCGGTGCTGGAGCTCTACCAGGTCCATGCGGTGACGGAGGGCACGGACGCGCAGGCGGAGGTCTCGGTGCGCCTCTCGGCGGACAACCGCAGCGTCACCGCGCGCGCCGCCGATCCCGATACCCTGGTCGCCTCGGCCCAGGCCTATCTCGGCGCCCTCAACAAGCTCCTGAGCCGCGGCGCCCGGCTGCACGCCCAGGCGGCGGAATAG
- a CDS encoding NAD(P)-dependent alcohol dehydrogenase: MTSFRYKTFGYAAPSAGARLQPFSFERRALRANDVAMEILYCGVCHSDLHWARNDWGWSNYPVVPGHEIVGRVIEVGPEVTRFKAGDHVAVGCMVDSCQHCDQCRRGEEQLCREGNTMTYGGFDRITQEMTQGGYSKHVVVRQEFVLRVPDGLDLSRAAPLLCAGITTYSPLRTWNVGPGSRVGVIGLGGLGHMAVKLAAGLGAHVTVMSRTPDKKADALALGADRLLVSTDPDAMAQAANTFDLIIDTVPTKHELDPYLPLLDVDGTLVIVGQIGPLDGMSSVPLLLGRRRVAGSPIGGIRETQELLDFCARKNILPETETIRMDRINEAFARMERSDVRYRFVIDMASLTDPEGAARAQALPPNAVG; this comes from the coding sequence ATGACGAGCTTCCGCTACAAGACCTTCGGTTACGCCGCCCCCTCCGCCGGCGCGCGCCTTCAGCCCTTCTCCTTCGAGCGCCGGGCGCTGCGGGCGAACGACGTCGCGATGGAGATCCTCTATTGCGGCGTCTGCCACTCGGACCTGCATTGGGCGCGCAACGACTGGGGCTGGTCCAACTACCCGGTCGTTCCCGGCCACGAGATCGTCGGTCGCGTGATCGAGGTCGGCCCCGAGGTCACGCGCTTCAAGGCGGGCGACCACGTGGCCGTCGGATGCATGGTCGACAGCTGCCAGCACTGCGACCAGTGCCGCCGGGGCGAGGAGCAGCTCTGCCGGGAAGGCAACACGATGACCTATGGCGGCTTCGACCGCATCACGCAGGAGATGACCCAGGGCGGCTATTCCAAGCACGTGGTGGTCCGCCAGGAATTCGTCCTGCGCGTTCCGGATGGGCTCGACCTCTCCCGGGCGGCCCCGCTCCTGTGCGCGGGCATCACCACCTACTCGCCCCTGCGCACCTGGAACGTGGGTCCCGGCAGCCGCGTCGGCGTGATCGGCCTAGGGGGGCTCGGCCACATGGCGGTGAAACTCGCCGCCGGCCTCGGCGCCCATGTCACCGTCATGAGCCGCACGCCCGACAAGAAAGCCGATGCGCTGGCGCTGGGCGCCGACCGGCTCCTCGTCTCCACCGATCCGGATGCGATGGCACAGGCGGCGAACACCTTCGATCTCATCATCGACACCGTCCCCACCAAGCACGAGCTCGATCCCTATCTGCCGCTGCTGGACGTGGACGGCACGCTGGTGATCGTGGGCCAGATCGGCCCGCTCGACGGGATGTCCTCCGTTCCGCTCCTGCTCGGGCGGCGTCGCGTCGCGGGCTCGCCCATCGGCGGCATCCGCGAGACCCAGGAACTGCTCGACTTCTGCGCGCGCAAGAACATCCTGCCCGAAACCGAGACCATCCGCATGGACCGGATCAACGAGGCCTTCGCGCGCATGGAGCGCTCGGACGTGCGCTATCGCTTCGTGATCGACATGGCCTCCCTGACCGACCCTGAGGGCGCGGCACGTGCGCAGGCTCTCCCGCCCAACGCGGTCGGTTGA
- a CDS encoding (R)-mandelonitrile lyase, translated as MEIRRSGSQPSGKGPAEWFTGTVRIDPLFPATAPARAAGNAVTFEPGARTAWHTHPLGQVLIVTAGCGLAQREGGPVEEIRPGDVVWFEPGEKHWHGAGPTTAMTHIAIQEALDGKAVEWLEHVSEEQYRAG; from the coding sequence ATGGAGATCAGGCGAAGCGGTTCGCAACCGTCCGGCAAAGGGCCGGCGGAGTGGTTCACGGGCACGGTGCGCATCGATCCGCTGTTCCCGGCCACGGCTCCCGCCCGGGCGGCCGGCAACGCGGTCACGTTCGAGCCGGGCGCCCGCACGGCCTGGCACACCCACCCGCTCGGCCAGGTCCTGATCGTCACCGCCGGCTGCGGGCTCGCCCAGCGCGAGGGCGGCCCGGTCGAGGAGATCCGGCCCGGCGACGTGGTGTGGTTCGAGCCGGGCGAGAAGCACTGGCACGGGGCGGGTCCGACCACGGCCATGACCCACATCGCCATTCAGGAGGCGCTCGACGGCAAGGCGGTCGAGTGGCTGGAGCATGTGAGCGAGGAGCAGTACCGGGCCGGGTGA